A stretch of the Arachis stenosperma cultivar V10309 chromosome 6, arast.V10309.gnm1.PFL2, whole genome shotgun sequence genome encodes the following:
- the LOC130936000 gene encoding uncharacterized protein LOC130936000: protein MKPIDDRQEKVTIRAVSRDGEGRKKVEKTELETHNVDTVKYVEKKLVDKGVQRMERHPADGIGIGRPPPKSGRGGKYTWEGPADMADNELNAAPAAIDEKDPNYVDEEEDVLRELVKGEVEMAKAAEDKGVARVDVDPRLQQSSNN, encoded by the coding sequence ATGAAGCCGATCGATGACAGGCAAGAGAAAGTGACGATTCGAGCGGTGAGTCGCGACGGAGAAGGAAGGAAGAAGGTGGAGAAGACCGAACTCGAAACTCACAACGTGGACACCGTCAAGTACGTGGAGAAGAAGCTCGTCGACAAGGGCGTACAGCGCATGGAGCGCCACCCTGCTGACGGCATCGGAATCGGGAGGCCGCCGCCAAAGTCCGGCCGTGGAGGGAAGTACACGTGGGAGGGTCCTGCTGACATGGCGGACAACGAGCTCAACGCAGCTCCGGCGGCCATCGACGAGAAGGATCCAAACTATGTTGATGAGGAGGAAGATGTTCTGAGGGAGCTGGTGAAGGGTGAGGTTGAAATGGCCAAAGCTGCGGAGGATAAAGGTGTTGCTAGGGTTGATGTTGATCCTCGCTTGCAACAATCTTCTAATAATTAA